A stretch of Crossiella cryophila DNA encodes these proteins:
- a CDS encoding trans-sulfuration enzyme family protein, protein MTSTRPETRAVHITTPTLPNSRPISVPLYQASNFAFDDPDALATALDSPDTGFVYSRYANPTTRALENTVAALENGVAAVSTASGMGAINSALLALLRTGDHVIAQRCIYGGAFASLNDLAARFGIEVTYIPGDNPAEIEKALRPNTRLLYLETIANPVTRVINLPTFLAAGKAANLTTLVDNTFATPMLCQPLTHGADIVLHSATKYLGGHSDITGGILAFATEEMHHKVWHYSMELGATPDPFAAWLTIRGIQTLPIRMRQHCANATLLATRLAEHPAVAAVHWPGLASHPDHQTAKELLTDFGGMIAFELSDGREAGHTFTKGVRLVQLAASLGGVETTVLHPASTSHRQLNEEELAAAGIGAGMVRLSVGIEHPEDLWTDIAQALPA, encoded by the coding sequence ATGACCTCCACCCGCCCGGAAACCCGCGCCGTGCACATCACCACCCCCACCCTGCCCAACTCCCGCCCCATCAGCGTCCCCCTGTACCAGGCCTCCAACTTCGCCTTCGACGACCCAGACGCCCTGGCAACGGCACTGGACTCCCCCGACACCGGCTTCGTCTACAGCCGCTACGCCAACCCCACCACCAGAGCCCTGGAAAACACCGTCGCCGCCCTGGAGAACGGAGTGGCCGCGGTCTCCACCGCCTCCGGAATGGGTGCGATCAATTCGGCCCTGCTCGCCCTGCTCCGCACCGGCGACCACGTAATCGCCCAACGATGTATTTACGGCGGAGCCTTCGCCAGCCTCAACGACCTGGCCGCCCGCTTCGGCATCGAAGTGACCTACATCCCCGGCGATAACCCAGCCGAAATCGAAAAAGCCCTACGCCCCAACACCCGCCTCCTCTACCTGGAAACCATCGCCAACCCGGTGACCCGGGTGATCAACCTCCCCACCTTCCTCGCCGCAGGCAAAGCCGCCAACCTCACCACCCTGGTCGACAACACCTTCGCCACCCCCATGCTGTGCCAACCCCTCACCCACGGCGCAGACATAGTCCTGCACTCCGCCACCAAATACCTGGGCGGCCACAGCGACATCACCGGCGGAATCCTCGCCTTCGCCACCGAGGAAATGCACCACAAGGTCTGGCACTATTCCATGGAACTAGGCGCCACCCCCGACCCCTTCGCCGCCTGGCTGACCATCCGAGGAATCCAAACCCTCCCCATCCGAATGCGCCAACACTGCGCAAACGCCACCCTGCTAGCCACCCGCCTCGCCGAACACCCAGCGGTGGCGGCCGTGCACTGGCCCGGATTGGCCTCCCACCCAGACCACCAGACCGCCAAGGAACTACTCACCGACTTCGGCGGCATGATCGCCTTCGAGCTGTCCGACGGCCGCGAGGCAGGCCACACCTTCACCAAGGGCGTACGACTGGTGCAACTGGCGGCGTCCCTGGGCGGGGTGGAGACGACGGTGCTGCATCCGGCGAGCACGTCACATCGGCAGTTGAACGAGGAGGAACTCGCGGCGGCCGGCATCGGGGCCGGGATGGTGCGCCTGTCGGTAGGCATCGAACACCCGGAAGACCTGTGGACAGACATCGCCCAAGCCCTCCCCGCCTGA
- a CDS encoding alpha/beta hydrolase, whose protein sequence is MARQGFRWLRRAGAVTAAAVVAATALTGTGAAAADEENLQQFGLESVKWAPCPDAVFVNDPQADRTRFGCATYKVPIDYRKPSTGSVEIALLRRLADDPARRIGSMFINPGGPGGSGYLGPIRADRRYGAEVLKRFDIVGFDPRGVARSSPLRCFSTAEEAEKVFSRQPSVPFTAQEVRDAVQAGKDYSAACAKNAGPLIRHMSTKNVVRDLDVLRQAVGDEKLTFVGFSYGTLIGSTYANMFPKRTRAIVIDGNVDPELRTGDGLESDRQRAEGFELALDGFLKRCTAAGPKCAFSEGDTRKKFDALRTRLQREPIALPTGVKLTLSAFTSNVSSAMYGAANFAPLAVALQQAYTAMNPADAGIMAESATEAPSDFLTKNDPTGRRDALADTPYTGDDSFYGVNCIDKPYLRLSAAYPVIAKIWERQFPTFGRFQAFDAVPCASWPGGSDRYAGPWHKKTANPIVVIGNYYDPATPYAFSQRMAKQLGSARLVSVDSFGHAILGRSKCADDITTAYLSELKAPADGIICQPNAQPFA, encoded by the coding sequence GTGGCCCGACAGGGTTTCAGGTGGCTGCGCAGGGCAGGGGCGGTGACCGCGGCGGCGGTGGTCGCGGCCACCGCGCTGACCGGCACCGGCGCGGCGGCGGCCGATGAGGAGAACCTCCAGCAGTTCGGCCTGGAGTCGGTGAAGTGGGCGCCGTGCCCCGACGCGGTGTTCGTCAACGACCCCCAGGCCGACCGCACCCGGTTCGGCTGCGCCACCTACAAGGTGCCGATCGACTACCGCAAGCCGAGCACCGGCTCGGTGGAGATCGCGCTGCTCCGGCGGCTGGCCGACGACCCGGCCCGCCGGATCGGCTCGATGTTCATCAACCCTGGCGGGCCCGGCGGCTCCGGCTACCTCGGTCCGATCCGGGCCGACCGGCGCTACGGCGCCGAGGTGCTCAAGCGGTTCGACATCGTCGGCTTCGACCCGCGCGGGGTGGCCCGCAGCAGCCCGCTGCGCTGCTTCAGCACCGCCGAGGAGGCGGAGAAGGTCTTCTCCCGGCAGCCCTCGGTGCCGTTCACCGCGCAGGAGGTCAGGGACGCCGTCCAGGCCGGCAAGGACTACAGCGCGGCGTGCGCGAAGAACGCCGGGCCGCTGATCCGGCACATGTCCACCAAGAACGTGGTCCGCGACCTGGACGTGCTGCGCCAGGCCGTCGGCGATGAGAAGCTGACCTTCGTCGGCTTCTCCTACGGCACCCTGATCGGGTCCACCTACGCCAACATGTTCCCCAAGCGGACCCGCGCGATCGTCATCGACGGCAACGTCGACCCCGAGCTGCGCACCGGCGACGGCCTGGAGTCCGACCGGCAGCGCGCCGAGGGCTTCGAGCTGGCCCTGGACGGCTTCCTCAAGCGCTGCACCGCGGCCGGACCCAAGTGCGCCTTCAGCGAGGGCGACACCCGGAAGAAGTTCGACGCGCTGCGCACCCGGCTGCAGCGTGAGCCGATCGCCCTGCCCACCGGGGTGAAGCTGACGCTGAGCGCGTTCACCAGCAACGTCAGCAGCGCCATGTACGGCGCGGCCAACTTCGCGCCGCTGGCCGTGGCCCTGCAGCAGGCATACACCGCGATGAACCCGGCCGACGCGGGCATCATGGCCGAGTCCGCCACCGAGGCCCCCTCGGACTTCCTCACCAAGAACGACCCGACCGGACGCCGGGACGCCCTGGCCGACACGCCCTACACCGGCGACGACTCCTTCTACGGCGTCAACTGCATCGACAAGCCCTACCTGCGGCTGTCCGCGGCCTACCCGGTGATCGCCAAGATCTGGGAGCGGCAGTTCCCCACCTTCGGCCGCTTCCAGGCCTTCGACGCGGTGCCCTGCGCCAGCTGGCCCGGCGGCTCGGACCGCTACGCCGGACCGTGGCACAAGAAGACCGCGAACCCGATCGTGGTGATCGGGAACTACTACGACCCGGCCACCCCGTACGCGTTCTCGCAGCGGATGGCCAAGCAGCTCGGCTCGGCCCGCCTGGTCAGCGTGGACTCCTTCGGCCACGCCATCCTGGGCCGCTCCAAGTGCGCCGACGACATCACCACGGCCTACCTCTCGGAGCTGAAGGCCCCGGCTGACGGGATCATCTGCCAGCCCAACGCCCAGCCCTTCGCGTGA
- a CDS encoding LamG-like jellyroll fold domain-containing protein, whose amino-acid sequence MSDGPSANRRAFLRTSGLLGVSATMLGGASLPAQATPEEAGAATHRGADTENPRFTLAVVPDTQYLFDLDRGDPEPLEATFEYVLDQAREQNIVFLAHLGDVTENGRPEEIAEADRAFRVLDRRRFPYSVLAGNHDINSRTDDQRGRSPYLDAFGPQRFRHSPTFRGAAPGGYNSYHVFRAAGRDWLLLALDWRVSASGYAWVRQVLAKHPGLPVILTTHELVHADGGTGVAELSGAGQQMWDKLIADEDRIFLTLNGHFWPPGRTTLRNKAGTETHLHIANYQDRYYGGSAMLRLYHFDLARDVIDVETVSPWLLGRKPERLNVLERQEIQRTGPADRFTVEIDFTERFRRFAPPPVRPARPAREVLIPGTVAYWRFDQAGRYPDLSGNGNHLTRDALPGAPADTLTHTAEHHPDQPGHGSLHLRGGGYLCTAADAPLSKLTFPRGYTIEAFVKLPKDFDGRNAWCGLFTTVATGADAGKTGDDPQEPLATLNLSDGAAFQWAVFPRNQEGLSTNWGHELPREHWWHVAVVNDGRRSVLHVDGAPLLRNPATPAVGIPAAVGGWLIGAYAYGRKVEKSYYGWLGDLRIVDRALRPAEFMIGR is encoded by the coding sequence ATGAGTGACGGACCCTCGGCGAACCGGCGCGCCTTCCTGCGCACCAGCGGCCTGCTCGGTGTGAGCGCGACCATGCTGGGCGGGGCGAGCCTGCCCGCGCAGGCCACCCCCGAGGAGGCCGGGGCGGCCACCCACCGGGGCGCGGACACCGAGAACCCGCGCTTCACCCTCGCCGTGGTGCCGGACACCCAGTACCTCTTCGACCTCGACCGCGGCGACCCGGAACCCCTGGAAGCCACCTTCGAGTACGTGCTCGACCAGGCCCGCGAGCAGAACATCGTGTTCCTGGCCCACCTCGGCGACGTCACCGAGAACGGGCGCCCGGAAGAGATCGCCGAGGCCGACCGCGCCTTCCGGGTACTCGACCGCCGGCGCTTCCCCTACAGCGTCCTTGCGGGCAACCACGACATCAACTCGCGCACCGACGACCAGCGCGGCCGCAGCCCCTACCTGGACGCCTTTGGGCCGCAACGGTTCCGGCACTCCCCGACCTTCCGCGGCGCCGCGCCGGGCGGCTACAACAGCTACCACGTCTTCCGCGCCGCCGGCCGGGACTGGCTGCTGCTGGCCCTGGACTGGCGGGTCTCGGCCAGCGGCTACGCCTGGGTGCGGCAGGTGCTCGCCAAACACCCGGGGCTGCCGGTCATCCTCACCACGCACGAACTCGTGCACGCCGACGGCGGCACCGGCGTGGCCGAGCTTTCCGGTGCGGGACAACAGATGTGGGACAAGCTCATCGCCGACGAGGACCGGATCTTCCTGACCCTCAACGGACACTTCTGGCCGCCCGGCCGCACCACGTTGCGCAACAAGGCCGGCACCGAGACGCACCTGCACATCGCCAACTACCAGGACCGCTACTACGGCGGCAGCGCCATGCTGCGGCTCTACCACTTCGACCTGGCACGCGACGTGATCGACGTGGAAACCGTGTCGCCCTGGCTGCTCGGCCGCAAGCCGGAACGGCTGAACGTGCTGGAACGACAGGAGATCCAGCGCACCGGACCCGCCGACCGGTTCACCGTGGAGATCGACTTCACCGAGCGGTTCCGCCGGTTCGCGCCACCGCCGGTGCGCCCGGCCCGGCCAGCGCGCGAGGTGCTGATCCCCGGCACGGTGGCCTACTGGCGCTTCGACCAGGCCGGGCGCTACCCCGACCTCTCCGGCAACGGCAACCACCTCACCAGGGACGCCCTGCCCGGCGCACCCGCCGACACCCTCACCCACACCGCCGAGCACCACCCGGACCAGCCCGGCCACGGCAGCCTGCACCTGCGCGGCGGCGGCTACCTGTGCACCGCGGCCGACGCCCCGCTGAGCAAGCTCACCTTCCCGCGCGGCTACACCATCGAGGCCTTCGTCAAACTGCCCAAGGACTTCGACGGCCGCAACGCCTGGTGCGGCCTGTTCACCACGGTGGCCACCGGCGCGGACGCGGGCAAGACCGGCGACGACCCCCAAGAGCCCCTGGCCACGCTGAACCTCTCCGACGGGGCCGCGTTCCAGTGGGCGGTGTTCCCGCGTAACCAGGAGGGCCTGTCCACCAACTGGGGCCACGAACTGCCGCGCGAACACTGGTGGCACGTGGCCGTGGTCAACGACGGCCGCCGCAGCGTGCTGCACGTCGACGGCGCGCCGCTGCTGCGCAACCCCGCCACCCCGGCCGTCGGCATCCCGGCCGCGGTCGGCGGCTGGCTGATCGGGGCCTACGCCTACGGGCGGAAGGTGGAGAAGAGCTACTACGGCTGGCTCGGCGACCTGCGCATCGTGGACCGCGCGCTCCGGCCAGCCGAGTTCATGATCGGGCGCTGA
- the acnA gene encoding aconitate hydratase AcnA: MTAPVSKDSFGARGTLTVGDASYEVFRLSAVEGAQRLPYSLKILLENLLRTEDGANITADHVRALGSWDPKADPATEIQFTPARVIMQDFTGVPCVVDLATMREAVTQLGGDPSKVNPLAPAELVIDHSVIADIFGRPDAFERNVDLEYERNRERYQFLRWGQTAFDEFKVVPPGTGIVHQVNIEHLARVVMIRNGQAYPDTVVGTDSHTTMVNGIGVLGWGVGGIEAEAAMLGQPVSMLIPRVVGFKLHGELPPGATATDLVLTITEMLRKHGVVGKFVEFYGSGVTAVPLANRATIGNMSPEFGSTAAIFPIDQETVDYLRLTGRSAEQLALVEAYAKEQGLWHDPAAEPDFSEHLELDLSSVVPSIAGPKRPQDRISLSRAKEQFHTDIRNYVADEDGVDEASEESFPASDAPAHNARANGARPHRTVPVTLADGTETTLDHGHVAIASITSCTNTSNPSVMLGAALLAKNAVERGLTRKPWVKTSLAPGSKVVMDYYEKAELLPYLEKLGFHLVGYGCVTCIGNSGPLPEEISKAINDNDLSVVSVLSGNRNFEGRISPDIKMNYLASPPLVVAYALAGTMDLDLNTEPLGTDPDGKPVFLADIWPTPQEIQDVIATSINSEMFVKDYADVFAGDERWKSLPTPTGKTFEWADDSTYVRKPPYFEGMEMATKPVTDVSGARVLALLGDSVTTDHISPAGSIKPDSPAGKYLSEHGVARKDFNSYGSRRGNHEVMIRGTFANIRLRNLLLDDVQGGFTRNFLAEGEQTTIYEASAAYAEAGIPLVVLAGKEYGSGSSRDWAAKGTSLLGVRVVIAESFERIHRSNLIGMGVLPLQFPAGQTAVSLGLNGTETYDFAGVTELNNGTTPRTVKVTATKTSGEQVEFDAVVRIDTPGEADYYRNGGIMQYVLRKMVRS; encoded by the coding sequence GTGACCGCACCCGTGAGCAAGGACAGCTTCGGCGCACGCGGCACGCTGACCGTCGGCGACGCCTCCTACGAGGTGTTCCGGCTCAGCGCCGTGGAGGGCGCCCAGCGTCTGCCGTACAGCCTGAAAATCCTGCTGGAAAACCTGCTGCGCACCGAGGACGGGGCGAACATCACCGCCGACCACGTCCGCGCCCTGGGCAGCTGGGACCCGAAAGCCGATCCCGCCACCGAAATCCAGTTCACCCCGGCCCGGGTGATCATGCAGGACTTCACCGGCGTGCCCTGTGTCGTTGACCTGGCCACCATGCGCGAGGCCGTCACCCAGCTCGGTGGCGACCCCTCGAAGGTCAACCCGCTGGCGCCCGCCGAACTGGTGATCGACCACTCGGTGATCGCCGACATCTTCGGCCGCCCGGACGCCTTCGAGCGCAACGTGGACCTGGAGTACGAGCGCAACCGCGAGCGTTACCAGTTCCTGCGCTGGGGCCAGACCGCCTTCGACGAGTTCAAGGTGGTCCCGCCGGGCACCGGCATCGTGCACCAGGTGAACATCGAGCACCTGGCGCGCGTGGTGATGATCCGCAACGGCCAGGCCTACCCGGACACCGTGGTGGGCACCGACAGCCACACCACCATGGTCAACGGCATCGGCGTGCTCGGCTGGGGCGTCGGCGGCATCGAGGCCGAGGCCGCGATGCTCGGCCAGCCGGTGTCCATGCTGATCCCGCGCGTGGTGGGCTTCAAGCTGCACGGCGAGCTGCCCCCCGGCGCCACCGCCACCGACCTGGTGCTGACCATCACCGAGATGCTGCGCAAGCACGGTGTGGTCGGCAAGTTCGTCGAGTTCTACGGCTCGGGCGTGACCGCGGTGCCGCTGGCCAACCGCGCCACCATCGGCAACATGAGCCCCGAGTTCGGCTCCACCGCGGCGATCTTCCCGATCGACCAGGAGACCGTGGACTACCTGCGCCTGACCGGCCGCAGCGCCGAGCAGCTCGCGCTGGTCGAGGCCTACGCCAAGGAGCAGGGCCTCTGGCACGACCCGGCCGCCGAGCCGGACTTCTCCGAGCACCTCGAGCTGGACCTGTCCTCGGTGGTCCCCTCCATCGCGGGCCCGAAGCGGCCGCAGGACCGGATCTCGCTGTCGCGGGCCAAGGAGCAGTTCCACACCGACATCCGCAACTACGTGGCGGACGAGGACGGCGTGGACGAGGCGAGCGAGGAGTCCTTCCCGGCCTCCGACGCGCCGGCGCACAACGCGCGGGCCAACGGCGCCCGCCCGCACCGCACCGTCCCGGTGACCCTGGCCGACGGCACCGAGACCACCCTGGACCACGGGCACGTGGCGATCGCCTCGATCACCTCCTGCACCAACACCTCCAACCCGTCGGTGATGCTGGGCGCGGCCCTGCTGGCCAAGAACGCGGTGGAGCGCGGCCTGACCCGCAAGCCGTGGGTGAAGACCTCCCTGGCGCCGGGTTCCAAGGTCGTCATGGACTACTACGAGAAGGCAGAACTGCTGCCGTACCTGGAGAAGCTCGGCTTCCACCTGGTCGGTTACGGCTGCGTCACCTGCATCGGCAACTCCGGCCCGCTGCCGGAGGAGATCTCCAAGGCGATCAACGACAACGACCTGTCGGTGGTCTCGGTGCTCTCGGGCAACCGGAACTTCGAGGGCCGGATCAGCCCGGACATCAAGATGAACTACCTGGCCTCCCCGCCCCTGGTGGTGGCCTACGCGCTGGCCGGCACCATGGACCTGGACCTCAACACCGAGCCGCTGGGCACCGACCCGGACGGCAAGCCGGTGTTCCTGGCCGACATCTGGCCGACCCCGCAGGAGATCCAGGACGTCATCGCGACCTCGATCAACTCGGAGATGTTCGTCAAGGACTACGCCGACGTCTTCGCCGGTGACGAGCGCTGGAAGTCCCTGCCCACCCCCACGGGCAAGACCTTCGAGTGGGCCGATGACTCCACCTACGTGCGCAAGCCCCCGTACTTCGAGGGCATGGAGATGGCCACCAAGCCGGTCACCGATGTCAGCGGCGCCCGGGTGCTGGCCCTGCTGGGCGACTCGGTCACCACCGACCACATCAGCCCGGCCGGTTCCATCAAGCCGGACTCGCCCGCGGGCAAGTACCTCAGCGAGCACGGCGTGGCCCGCAAGGACTTCAACAGCTACGGCTCCCGCCGCGGCAACCACGAGGTCATGATCCGCGGCACCTTCGCCAACATCCGGCTGCGCAACCTGCTGCTGGATGACGTCCAGGGCGGGTTCACCCGCAACTTCCTGGCCGAGGGCGAGCAGACCACCATCTACGAGGCCAGCGCGGCCTACGCCGAGGCTGGCATCCCGCTGGTGGTCCTGGCCGGCAAGGAGTACGGCTCGGGTTCCTCCCGGGACTGGGCGGCCAAGGGCACCAGCCTGCTGGGCGTCCGGGTGGTCATCGCCGAGTCCTTCGAGCGCATCCACCGCTCGAACCTGATCGGCATGGGCGTGCTCCCGCTGCAGTTCCCGGCCGGCCAGACCGCGGTCTCGCTGGGTCTGAACGGCACGGAGACCTACGACTTCGCCGGCGTGACCGAGCTGAACAACGGCACCACCCCGCGCACGGTCAAGGTCACCGCGACCAAGACCAGCGGCGAGCAGGTCGAGTTCGACGCGGTCGTGCGGATCGACACCCCCGGCGAGGCGGACTACTACCGCAACGGCGGCATCATGCAGTACGTGCTGCGCAAGATGGTCCGCAGCTGA
- a CDS encoding aminotransferase-like domain-containing protein gives MDRLVAQLGRWSAGRGPLYLLLAERLRQLIDSGQLPPRAALPPDRTLAERLAVGRTTVVAAYDRLRQERKLERHQGRGTWVAPAVLTGWRGAQVAPANPLFLNYLEPLDDILPLACAAPYGPPPELAEAYQRALPKLPGLNSGDIGYHPMGHPALRAALAERHTGRGLPTEPGQILVTTGGQQALALLARLFLEPGDQVLVQAPTYPGALELFREAAALVRTAPTGPDGLDVAAWTRAVATDRPDLAYLNLTHHNPTGSTVSTLARRRIAEVAAEHAVPVIEDDALAGLALDGGEDPPNLATFAPPGVVITVGSLSKVVWGGLRLGWIRASTGQIAQLARIKSIHDLGSAVLEQLAAAELLPALPEIARRRGEQLRERHDHLCAQLAERLPSWRFRPAGGGQCLWVRLPGGDASAYAQVALRHGVAVLPGDSLSMDGSGADHLRIPFTAPPEDLTESVLRLAAAWRAYRRTGHAPAAVHAMVV, from the coding sequence GTGGACCGACTCGTCGCGCAGCTCGGCCGCTGGTCGGCCGGGCGGGGGCCGCTGTACCTGCTGCTGGCCGAGCGGTTGCGGCAGCTCATCGACTCCGGGCAGCTGCCGCCGCGGGCCGCGTTGCCGCCGGATCGGACCCTGGCCGAGCGGCTGGCGGTGGGGCGGACGACAGTGGTGGCCGCCTATGACCGGCTTCGGCAGGAGCGGAAGCTGGAGCGGCATCAGGGGCGCGGGACCTGGGTGGCGCCGGCGGTGCTCACCGGGTGGCGGGGCGCGCAGGTCGCGCCGGCCAATCCGTTGTTCCTGAACTACCTGGAACCCTTGGACGACATCCTGCCGCTGGCCTGCGCCGCGCCGTACGGGCCGCCGCCGGAACTCGCCGAGGCCTACCAGCGGGCGCTGCCGAAGCTGCCGGGGCTGAACAGCGGCGACATCGGCTACCACCCGATGGGCCACCCCGCGTTGCGGGCCGCGCTCGCCGAACGGCACACCGGCCGCGGGCTGCCAACCGAACCGGGGCAGATCCTGGTCACCACCGGCGGCCAGCAGGCCCTCGCGCTGCTGGCCCGGCTCTTCCTCGAACCCGGCGACCAGGTGCTGGTGCAGGCGCCGACCTACCCCGGCGCGCTGGAGTTGTTCCGGGAGGCCGCCGCGCTGGTGCGGACCGCGCCCACCGGGCCGGACGGCCTGGACGTGGCCGCCTGGACTCGCGCGGTGGCCACCGACCGGCCCGACCTGGCCTACCTCAACCTCACCCACCACAACCCGACCGGCAGCACCGTGTCCACGCTGGCCCGCCGCCGCATCGCCGAGGTCGCCGCCGAGCACGCGGTGCCGGTGATCGAGGACGACGCCCTGGCCGGGCTCGCCCTGGACGGCGGCGAGGATCCGCCCAACCTGGCCACCTTCGCCCCGCCGGGGGTGGTGATCACCGTCGGTTCGCTGAGCAAGGTGGTGTGGGGCGGCCTGCGGCTGGGCTGGATCCGGGCCTCGACGGGCCAGATCGCGCAGCTCGCGCGGATCAAGTCCATCCACGACCTGGGCAGCGCGGTGCTCGAACAGCTCGCCGCGGCCGAACTGCTGCCCGCGCTGCCGGAGATCGCCCGCCGCCGCGGTGAGCAGCTCCGGGAACGGCACGACCACCTGTGCGCCCAACTCGCCGAACGGCTGCCGAGCTGGCGGTTCCGCCCGGCCGGGGGCGGGCAGTGCCTGTGGGTGCGGCTGCCCGGCGGCGACGCCTCCGCCTACGCCCAGGTCGCGCTGCGGCACGGGGTGGCGGTGCTGCCGGGGGACTCGCTGTCCATGGACGGCAGCGGCGCCGACCACCTGCGCATCCCGTTCACCGCCCCGCCCGAGGACCTCACCGAGAGCGTCCTCCGGCTCGCCGCCGCCTGGCGGGCCTACCGGCGCACCGGGCACGCCCCGGCCGCGGTGCACGCCATGGTGGTGTGA
- a CDS encoding SRPBCC family protein yields MLTIEVTATIGCTPAELLEFVMDARRYALVDRKIHPVLWVRRDGKVTEFAFRARVAGLPGPVTVSRMRLTPGRRVDVALAPAPANRLGRVFSEFDASFVCVPVAGGTRLVRTLNFRFRGWLRWVEPLLRRRVTAEVEEEVRLAKRHLEGAGGAEGK; encoded by the coding sequence ATGCTCACGATCGAGGTCACCGCGACGATCGGCTGCACGCCGGCGGAGCTGCTGGAGTTCGTGATGGACGCGCGGCGGTACGCCCTGGTCGACCGCAAGATCCACCCCGTGTTGTGGGTGCGGCGAGATGGGAAGGTGACCGAGTTCGCGTTTCGGGCCAGGGTGGCGGGGTTGCCGGGGCCGGTGACGGTGTCGCGGATGCGGTTGACGCCTGGGCGGCGGGTTGATGTCGCGTTGGCGCCTGCGCCTGCCAATCGGTTGGGGCGGGTGTTCTCGGAGTTTGATGCCAGTTTTGTGTGTGTGCCGGTTGCGGGTGGGACTCGGTTGGTGCGGACGCTCAACTTTCGGTTCCGGGGCTGGTTGCGCTGGGTGGAGCCGTTGCTGCGGCGCCGGGTGACGGCGGAGGTCGAGGAGGAGGTTCGGCTGGCCAAGCGGCATCTGGAGGGGGCGGGAGGGGCGGAGGGGAAGTAG
- a CDS encoding nitroreductase family deazaflavin-dependent oxidoreductase has translation MNLVRNLAVKFGRQEWFAKLGRKLVPLDVKIQQRTKGKISVSELLGLPALLLTTTGRKSGQPRSVPLLFVPYGEQFIVTGSNWGQQHHPAWSVNLLATPNAQITLRAKHFPVTGRLVTGEERAKVWSEIVKVWPAYNTYAERAGTREIRVFLLTKN, from the coding sequence ATGAATCTTGTTCGCAACCTGGCGGTCAAGTTCGGCCGCCAGGAGTGGTTCGCCAAACTCGGCCGCAAGCTCGTCCCGCTGGACGTCAAGATCCAGCAGCGCACCAAGGGCAAGATCAGCGTGTCCGAACTGCTGGGCCTGCCCGCCCTGCTGCTGACCACCACGGGCCGCAAGAGCGGCCAACCGAGGTCGGTGCCACTGCTGTTCGTGCCCTACGGCGAGCAGTTCATCGTCACCGGCTCCAACTGGGGCCAGCAACACCACCCAGCCTGGTCGGTGAACCTACTCGCGACCCCCAACGCCCAAATCACCTTGCGCGCCAAGCATTTCCCAGTGACCGGCCGCCTGGTGACCGGCGAGGAGCGGGCGAAGGTCTGGTCCGAGATCGTCAAGGTCTGGCCCGCCTACAACACCTACGCCGAACGAGCGGGAACCCGCGAGATCCGAGTCTTCCTACTCACCAAGAACTGA
- a CDS encoding glutamate ABC transporter substrate-binding protein, giving the protein MRKSGTLGFRAAAAVLVAMVLVAGCGTAPEEEARDVSVVNRAAKTKKLTIGIAYDQPGLSERVAEGKFEGFDVDVAEYVARELGVEAGNITWRETRAGDREKSLRDGSVDLVVTSFSITEDRKTRIAFAGPYFIAGQGLLVRLNTNDITGPESLNGKKLCTVPNTTSAQTIKDRFAKTTQLVEYFRYSECISALLLGNVDAVTTDDVILAGYAAQNPELLKVVGKPFNPEHYGIGIAREDLSGRGKVNTAIEKMISSGEWKKSLDRNIGPSGYPVPVPPAVTER; this is encoded by the coding sequence ATGCGCAAGTCAGGCACGCTCGGCTTCCGTGCCGCGGCGGCCGTGCTGGTGGCGATGGTCCTCGTCGCCGGCTGCGGCACCGCGCCGGAAGAAGAGGCCAGGGATGTCTCGGTGGTCAACCGGGCCGCCAAGACCAAGAAGCTCACCATCGGCATCGCCTATGACCAGCCTGGCCTGTCCGAACGGGTGGCGGAAGGCAAGTTCGAAGGCTTCGACGTGGACGTGGCCGAGTACGTGGCCAGGGAACTCGGCGTGGAGGCCGGCAACATCACCTGGCGGGAGACCAGGGCGGGGGACCGGGAGAAGTCGCTGCGGGACGGTTCGGTGGACCTGGTGGTGACCTCGTTCTCCATCACCGAGGACCGCAAGACCCGGATCGCCTTCGCCGGGCCGTACTTCATCGCCGGGCAGGGGCTGCTGGTGCGGTTGAACACCAACGACATCACCGGCCCTGAGTCGTTGAACGGCAAGAAACTGTGCACGGTGCCGAACACCACCTCGGCGCAGACCATCAAGGACCGCTTCGCCAAGACCACCCAGCTGGTCGAGTACTTCCGGTACTCCGAGTGCATCAGCGCCCTGCTGCTGGGCAACGTGGACGCGGTGACCACCGACGACGTGATCCTGGCCGGGTACGCCGCGCAGAACCCGGAACTGCTCAAGGTGGTGGGCAAGCCGTTCAACCCGGAGCACTACGGGATCGGCATCGCCAGGGAGGACCTCTCCGGCCGCGGCAAGGTGAACACCGCGATCGAGAAGATGATCAGCAGCGGGGAGTGGAAGAAGTCCCTGGACCGCAACATCGGCCCGTCCGGCTACCCGGTCCCGGTGCCGCCCGCGGTCACCGAGCGCTGA